A window from Leuconostoc mesenteroides subsp. mesenteroides encodes these proteins:
- a CDS encoding hydroxyacid dehydrogenase, with protein MKKVLVASMTSPKAVDYLEFKGYQVIKSDQASDDDFLAHSDVDGMLIMMHPFGESLMSKMPNLKVVARHGVGYDNVDLDAANVHNIVVTNTPGANATAVAETAVMHMLMAGRLFYQRRQAITDNRNQPYLAAHNGQELTGKTVGIIGYGHIGQEINRMLTGFNVKVLAYARHQHEVTNGRMATLDEIYEQADFVVTALPATHETKHMINADVFKKMKKSAVLVNIGRGALVDEVALVEALTNEEIAGAGVDVVEKEPITAENPLLHLPNAFVTPHVAMISKEAMDNVALKAAEDIVRVLEGEQAVFQVN; from the coding sequence ATGAAAAAAGTATTAGTGGCTAGTATGACATCTCCAAAAGCTGTTGACTACCTTGAATTCAAAGGATACCAAGTAATTAAAAGTGATCAGGCCTCAGATGATGATTTTCTGGCACATTCAGATGTTGATGGTATGCTAATTATGATGCATCCTTTTGGTGAAAGTTTGATGTCTAAAATGCCCAATCTCAAAGTTGTTGCGCGTCATGGTGTTGGATATGATAATGTTGATTTAGATGCAGCTAATGTCCATAATATTGTTGTGACAAATACCCCTGGAGCTAATGCAACTGCGGTCGCCGAAACAGCTGTGATGCATATGTTGATGGCTGGACGATTATTTTACCAACGGCGTCAAGCTATCACTGATAATAGGAACCAGCCTTATTTAGCAGCACATAACGGTCAAGAGTTAACGGGAAAAACGGTTGGCATTATTGGCTATGGGCATATCGGCCAAGAAATTAATCGTATGTTGACAGGATTTAATGTAAAAGTACTGGCTTATGCACGACACCAACATGAGGTAACTAACGGTCGTATGGCAACGCTAGATGAAATATATGAGCAAGCCGACTTTGTGGTGACAGCGTTGCCAGCAACTCATGAAACAAAGCATATGATTAATGCGGATGTTTTTAAAAAAATGAAAAAGAGTGCAGTGTTAGTTAATATCGGACGTGGGGCACTTGTTGATGAGGTTGCATTGGTTGAGGCATTAACTAATGAGGAAATTGCTGGTGCTGGAGTAGATGTTGTTGAAAAAGAACCCATTACAGCAGAAAATCCATTGCTACATTTGCCTAACGCATTTGTTACACCGCATGTCGCTATGATTTCCAAGGAGGCCATGGACAATGTCGCGTTGAAGGCGGCAGAAGATATTGTTCGTGTTTTGGAAGGTGAACAAGCTGTATTTCAAGTGAATTAA
- a CDS encoding transcriptional regulator: MVKKTKNTENTLCKNFTCTFELLGRKWNGLIIETLLISGAKRFLEISRAVSGCSDRVLVERLKELEAANIVIRQTYEDSNLIEYKLTEAGEAMRPMMAAIHEWSDQFNNVANLEEPDSATKF; the protein is encoded by the coding sequence ATGGTTAAAAAAACAAAAAATACTGAAAATACTTTGTGCAAGAACTTTACGTGTACTTTCGAACTTTTGGGCCGTAAATGGAACGGACTAATTATTGAAACATTGCTTATTAGTGGGGCCAAAAGATTTTTAGAAATATCACGTGCTGTTTCAGGTTGTTCGGATCGTGTATTAGTTGAGCGTCTAAAAGAGCTTGAGGCTGCAAACATAGTAATTCGTCAAACTTACGAAGATTCGAACTTGATTGAATATAAATTAACTGAGGCGGGAGAAGCAATGCGACCTATGATGGCCGCGATTCATGAATGGTCAGACCAATTTAATAACGTTGCTAACTTGGAAGAACCTGACAGTGCAACGAAATTTTGA
- the pheS gene encoding phenylalanine--tRNA ligase subunit alpha, translated as MGLIEDLTALKDSAVERINDKNADIEQLRVKLLGKKGELTGLLKGMKDVAAENRKMVGEVGNDVRQTITELLQQKKQAQEEYALNQQLLAEKIDVTLPGSAHPVGQPHVLQQIIDEIEQHFLGLGFEIIDDTVDSPEVETDEYNFERENLPKDHPARDMQDTFYITPEILLRTQTSPVQSRSLEKHDFSKGPLKMIAPGKVYRRDTDDATHSHQFHQVEGMVVGENITMADLKGTLLSIMQELFGEKHQIRMRPSYFPFTEPSVEVDVSWNEVTPDMNPEDIEWIEVLGAGMTHPNVLKMDGIDPEKYSAFAFGLGPDRFAMLKYGVDDIRQFYLNDVRFLSQFNRKGN; from the coding sequence ATGGGCTTAATTGAAGATCTTACGGCTTTAAAAGATTCAGCAGTGGAACGGATTAATGATAAAAATGCTGATATTGAGCAATTACGTGTAAAATTATTAGGAAAAAAAGGTGAGTTAACAGGTTTGCTGAAGGGGATGAAGGATGTCGCCGCAGAAAATCGTAAAATGGTTGGTGAAGTTGGTAATGATGTTCGTCAAACGATCACAGAATTATTACAACAAAAAAAACAAGCTCAAGAAGAATATGCTTTAAATCAACAATTATTAGCAGAAAAAATTGATGTTACTCTACCAGGTAGCGCGCATCCGGTGGGACAACCACACGTTTTACAACAAATTATTGATGAAATTGAACAACATTTCTTGGGCCTTGGTTTTGAAATAATCGATGATACAGTTGATTCACCAGAAGTTGAAACTGATGAATATAACTTTGAACGTGAAAATTTGCCTAAGGATCATCCTGCTCGTGATATGCAAGATACATTTTACATCACGCCAGAAATTTTATTGCGTACGCAAACCTCTCCAGTTCAATCTCGATCGCTTGAAAAACATGATTTTTCAAAGGGACCACTGAAAATGATTGCCCCTGGAAAAGTCTATCGTCGTGATACCGATGATGCTACTCACTCGCATCAGTTCCATCAAGTTGAGGGCATGGTAGTTGGCGAAAATATCACAATGGCTGATTTAAAAGGAACATTGCTTTCGATTATGCAAGAATTATTTGGTGAAAAACATCAAATTCGCATGCGACCTTCTTATTTTCCGTTCACTGAACCGTCTGTGGAAGTAGATGTTTCTTGGAATGAAGTGACACCGGATATGAATCCAGAAGACATTGAGTGGATTGAAGTTCTTGGAGCTGGAATGACACACCCAAATGTATTAAAAATGGATGGCATTGATCCTGAAAAGTATTCAGCTTTCGCTTTTGGCTTAGGGCCGGATCGGTTTGCTATGTTGAAATATGGTGTAGATGATATACGCCAATTTTACTTGAATGATGTGCGTTTCTTATCACAATTCAATCGAAAGGGGAACTGA
- a CDS encoding phenylalanine--tRNA ligase subunit beta, which translates to MKTSLTWLNEYLNNAIDLHPKSVSDLAEKVERTSVEIDSNTTIASGQNGLVVAKILSVMPHPDSDHMVITQVDTGESEPIQIVTGAPNVAEGQMVILAKVGAHIINRENGELIELSAVKLRGESSYGMLVALQEIGFSEKIAPKAFEAGIYVFNESDDVKPGDDALVALGMNEPVLDTDLTPNRADMLSMIGTAYEFGAMLNKPITLPSFELVEYEQKADSQVAVHIDDQELVSKYALRVVNNVTIKDSPLWLQKRLWNAGMRPINNIVDITNYMMLTYGQPLHAFDLDKLNGSDIYVRRAQDGEKLVTLDGEERSLRSGEDIVIADESKGLMLAGVMGGMDSEIDNSTKNIVIESAIFNPSLVRATARRHNLHSEASSRFERGLNWDATLDALDHAASLVDELADGQVARGQIIAADDVRKDIQLSLSTQRVNKILGTSLEMDEITNIFDKLNFVYEKNDEKIVVDVPARRADISIEADLIEEVARLYGYDNLPVTLPYGPTTAGKLSKEQRQIRASRHIMESLGLNQAISYVLTTSEKAQLFAEDKADGVVTLNYPMSLDRTTARQNLLAGLLDDVSYNVSHFVPNVALYEQGRVFIANEPNEQPKEIEHVAGILTGNLQKSSWQESKQKKSVDFYDIKGIVESFLDQIGVDNVRYVATKRHESMHPGQTADVYIGEQYVGFVGQIHPKITKKQKLAAVFGFELNLFTVFNHVTDAIQFNPISRFPQISRDAALLVDQIITNSEISETIADTAGEHLVDVTLFDVYTGDNLPEGKKSLAYTLTYQDSDGTLLESDVSSDFERIMSKLQSKFNIEIR; encoded by the coding sequence ATGAAAACAAGCTTAACATGGTTAAATGAATATCTGAATAATGCAATTGATTTGCACCCTAAATCAGTGAGTGATTTAGCGGAAAAGGTAGAGCGTACAAGTGTAGAAATCGATAGTAACACAACGATTGCTTCAGGGCAAAATGGTCTTGTAGTAGCTAAAATATTATCAGTCATGCCACATCCAGATTCTGATCATATGGTCATTACACAGGTGGATACTGGTGAATCAGAACCAATACAAATTGTCACAGGCGCGCCTAACGTAGCTGAGGGGCAAATGGTTATTTTAGCTAAAGTCGGTGCACATATTATTAATCGTGAAAATGGTGAGCTAATTGAGTTAAGTGCAGTTAAGCTACGCGGAGAATCCTCTTACGGCATGTTGGTTGCACTACAGGAGATAGGCTTTAGTGAAAAAATTGCCCCCAAAGCGTTTGAAGCAGGGATTTATGTTTTTAATGAAAGTGATGATGTCAAACCTGGAGATGATGCGCTTGTTGCTTTGGGCATGAATGAGCCGGTACTAGATACTGATTTAACACCTAATCGAGCAGACATGCTATCAATGATCGGTACAGCTTATGAATTTGGAGCGATGCTAAATAAGCCAATTACGCTACCATCATTTGAGCTGGTTGAATACGAACAAAAAGCAGACAGTCAAGTTGCTGTCCACATTGATGATCAGGAATTGGTTTCAAAATATGCGTTGCGTGTTGTGAATAATGTAACCATAAAGGATTCTCCCTTATGGTTACAAAAACGCTTATGGAATGCTGGTATGCGACCAATTAACAACATCGTTGACATCACGAATTATATGATGCTAACTTATGGTCAACCACTACATGCATTTGATTTAGACAAATTAAATGGTTCAGATATTTACGTACGCCGTGCGCAAGATGGTGAAAAATTAGTAACCTTAGATGGTGAAGAACGATCATTGCGATCTGGTGAAGACATAGTCATTGCTGATGAATCAAAAGGGTTAATGTTAGCTGGTGTCATGGGTGGTATGGACTCTGAAATTGATAATAGCACGAAAAATATCGTGATTGAAAGTGCTATATTTAATCCAAGTTTGGTTCGAGCAACTGCAAGACGGCATAATTTGCATTCTGAGGCTTCATCGCGATTTGAACGTGGGTTAAATTGGGACGCAACACTTGACGCTTTGGATCATGCAGCTAGTTTAGTGGATGAATTAGCAGATGGTCAAGTAGCACGTGGACAAATTATTGCTGCTGATGATGTTCGTAAAGATATCCAATTATCATTATCAACGCAACGAGTAAATAAAATTTTAGGTACTTCATTAGAAATGGATGAAATTACCAATATTTTTGATAAGCTGAACTTTGTTTATGAAAAAAATGATGAAAAAATAGTTGTTGATGTGCCAGCACGTCGCGCTGATATTTCTATTGAGGCTGATTTAATCGAAGAAGTCGCACGCTTGTACGGTTATGACAACTTACCAGTTACATTACCGTACGGACCTACAACGGCGGGAAAATTGTCTAAAGAACAACGTCAAATTCGTGCTAGTAGACATATTATGGAAAGTTTGGGATTAAATCAAGCAATTTCATACGTGCTAACAACGAGTGAAAAAGCCCAGTTATTTGCTGAGGATAAGGCAGATGGTGTTGTAACATTAAACTATCCGATGAGCTTGGACCGTACAACGGCTCGTCAGAATTTGTTGGCAGGTTTATTAGATGATGTCAGTTATAACGTGAGCCATTTTGTACCTAATGTTGCGTTATATGAGCAGGGTCGAGTGTTTATTGCTAATGAACCGAATGAGCAACCAAAAGAAATTGAACATGTAGCGGGAATACTGACTGGTAATTTACAAAAGTCATCATGGCAAGAATCTAAGCAAAAAAAATCTGTTGATTTTTATGATATCAAGGGAATTGTAGAAAGTTTTTTGGATCAAATTGGTGTCGATAACGTCCGTTATGTTGCGACAAAACGCCATGAAAGTATGCACCCTGGTCAAACGGCTGATGTTTATATTGGGGAACAATATGTCGGTTTTGTTGGTCAAATTCATCCAAAAATTACAAAAAAACAAAAGCTAGCGGCAGTGTTTGGGTTTGAGCTTAATTTATTTACTGTATTTAATCATGTAACAGATGCTATTCAATTTAATCCTATTTCACGTTTTCCACAGATTAGTCGTGATGCCGCATTACTAGTTGATCAGATAATAACAAATAGTGAAATTAGTGAGACAATTGCAGATACAGCAGGAGAACACTTGGTAGATGTGACTTTGTTTGATGTTTATACGGGTGACAACTTGCCAGAAGGCAAAAAGTCACTTGCCTACACGTTAACTTATCAAGATAGTGACGGCACATTGTTAGAAAGTGATGTAAGTTCTGATTTTGAACGTATTATGAGCAAATTGCAATCTAAATTTAATATAGAAATACGCTAA
- a CDS encoding UDP-N-acetylglucosamine 1-carboxyvinyltransferase, translated as MAKIIVHGGKRIRGEVTIGGAKNSTVALIPAAILADTPVKFDTVPQILDVKNLQLILQAMNVTSKFENGVLDIDPTRIEESDLPSGAIKSLRASYYFMGALLGRFGRATVTFPGGDNLGRRPIDQHIKGFEALGAVVTESNDIIHIDATDHGLIGARIALDTVSVGATINIVLAAVRAKGQTVIENAAREPEIIDIATFLNNMGANIRGAGTDTIRIAGVPTLKARNTHTVIPDRIEAGTYMSMAAAYGDGVTIKNVIPEHLESYTSKLIEMGVNLDIGEDAVHVYKSDALKPVAIKTMPYPGFATDLQQPITPLLLIAQGESTITDTIYPKRVKHIAELRRMGGDIASAKPGEIKINQSPRLVGTDVEAAEIRAGAALVIAAIMADGKTIINDADHILRGYDRIQEKLTSLGADINIEGIDLINLMP; from the coding sequence ATGGCAAAAATAATCGTACACGGCGGTAAACGCATACGTGGAGAAGTCACAATTGGTGGCGCTAAAAATTCAACAGTAGCATTAATCCCGGCGGCCATTTTAGCTGATACACCGGTGAAATTTGATACGGTACCACAAATTCTAGATGTTAAAAATCTGCAATTGATTTTGCAAGCAATGAATGTGACATCTAAGTTTGAAAATGGCGTGCTAGATATTGACCCAACACGTATTGAAGAAAGTGATTTGCCTAGTGGCGCTATTAAGTCATTACGCGCTTCTTATTACTTTATGGGTGCATTGCTTGGCCGATTTGGTCGTGCAACAGTAACTTTCCCTGGTGGTGATAATTTAGGTAGACGGCCTATTGATCAACATATAAAAGGGTTCGAAGCACTAGGAGCCGTGGTGACTGAGAGCAATGATATTATTCATATTGATGCAACAGACCATGGCCTGATTGGTGCGCGTATCGCTTTAGATACCGTATCTGTTGGTGCCACTATTAATATCGTTTTGGCTGCGGTTCGAGCAAAAGGTCAAACAGTTATTGAGAATGCTGCACGAGAACCTGAAATCATTGATATTGCAACATTTTTGAATAACATGGGTGCCAACATTCGTGGTGCGGGGACAGATACTATTCGTATTGCTGGCGTCCCGACTTTGAAAGCACGTAATACGCATACTGTTATTCCAGATCGTATTGAAGCTGGAACATACATGAGTATGGCAGCAGCGTACGGTGATGGTGTAACGATTAAGAATGTTATTCCAGAACATTTAGAATCATATACATCAAAACTAATTGAAATGGGTGTTAACCTTGATATTGGTGAAGACGCAGTTCATGTATACAAATCAGATGCACTAAAGCCAGTTGCCATCAAAACGATGCCTTACCCTGGTTTTGCTACTGATTTGCAACAACCCATCACTCCTTTATTGTTAATAGCACAGGGTGAAAGTACAATTACTGATACTATTTATCCAAAACGAGTAAAGCATATTGCTGAATTACGTCGTATGGGTGGCGATATTGCTTCAGCTAAACCAGGCGAAATTAAAATTAATCAGTCTCCACGTTTGGTCGGTACAGATGTCGAGGCAGCGGAAATTCGTGCAGGAGCGGCGTTAGTCATTGCAGCAATTATGGCTGATGGTAAGACAATCATTAACGATGCCGATCATATTTTACGTGGATATGATCGTATTCAAGAGAAGTTAACAAGTTTGGGTGCTGATATTAATATCGAAGGCATCGACCTCATTAATTTAATGCCATAG
- a CDS encoding type B 50S ribosomal protein L31, translating into MQAEIHPDYHQVVFIDASTGKKFLSASTVTSNDTTDFEGKEYPAVRMDITSDSHPFYTGKQKFTQADGAVDKFNKKFAGFGFKNNEDK; encoded by the coding sequence ATGCAAGCAGAAATCCACCCAGATTATCATCAAGTTGTTTTCATTGATGCTTCAACAGGAAAGAAGTTTTTATCAGCTTCAACTGTAACATCAAATGACACAACTGATTTTGAAGGTAAAGAATATCCAGCAGTTCGTATGGATATTACATCTGACTCACACCCATTCTATACAGGTAAGCAAAAGTTTACGCAAGCCGATGGTGCAGTCGACAAGTTCAACAAGAAGTTTGCTGGATTTGGTTTCAAGAACAACGAAGACAAGTAA
- the rlmD gene encoding 23S rRNA (uracil(1939)-C(5))-methyltransferase RlmD, producing MYEVKIIARTILPVKLNQELTAVIDDIRIDGMGIFYVTSEYPLYVADALPGEKVHLLVTQVDKFSGYAKVLNRLESSDKRQNSDRQYLIDAGTAPLVNLKYDAQLELKQAQVKRLFEKQHIDVSVDRTIGMDNPTYYRNKTIVPVKWQNNHLTSGFYKRGTHDLVPMDDYFVNDAKIDQAIIVIRNILEKYDITAFDPDLEHGAIRYIMIRRGYYSHELMVVLVSNEEVISHETEIINDIRSQLTELKSLILNYSPKKDYVLLSPNNRTLWGEKAIYDTLLGYKFIIGPNSFYQVNPQTTEVLYDLAAQKADLKPTDTVIDAYSGIGTIGISVASRVKKVLGVEVVPGAVADAQFNLQANNITNAEYILADAPVQFKKWQEQGLKPDIVFVDPPRRGLTTSLIQATTDMSPQKIVYISCNPVTLSRDAVEIIENGYHIDGSVLPVDQFPQTSHVESITVFRKD from the coding sequence ATGTATGAGGTGAAAATTATCGCACGCACAATTTTACCAGTAAAATTAAATCAAGAGTTGACAGCTGTTATTGATGATATTCGAATCGATGGTATGGGTATTTTTTATGTTACATCAGAGTATCCACTGTATGTTGCTGATGCACTACCAGGAGAGAAAGTTCATTTACTGGTAACCCAAGTAGACAAATTTTCTGGCTATGCTAAAGTTCTTAATCGACTGGAAAGTTCAGATAAACGACAAAATAGTGATCGACAATATTTGATTGATGCCGGTACAGCACCACTAGTGAATCTAAAATATGATGCACAACTTGAACTAAAACAAGCCCAGGTGAAGAGACTTTTTGAAAAGCAGCATATTGATGTGTCAGTTGATCGAACAATTGGGATGGACAATCCAACATACTATCGTAATAAGACTATTGTCCCTGTAAAATGGCAAAATAATCATCTGACCAGTGGGTTTTACAAAAGAGGGACACATGATTTAGTACCCATGGATGACTATTTTGTTAATGATGCAAAAATTGACCAAGCAATTATTGTGATTAGAAATATTTTGGAGAAGTATGATATCACGGCATTTGATCCTGATTTAGAACATGGTGCCATTCGTTATATAATGATACGCCGTGGCTATTATTCTCATGAATTAATGGTTGTATTAGTTTCAAATGAAGAAGTCATTTCGCACGAAACAGAAATTATTAATGATATCAGAAGTCAACTGACAGAATTAAAAAGCTTAATTTTGAATTATAGTCCTAAAAAAGACTATGTTTTATTAAGTCCAAATAATCGAACACTATGGGGTGAAAAAGCCATTTATGATACTTTACTTGGATATAAGTTCATTATTGGTCCTAATTCGTTTTATCAAGTTAATCCGCAAACCACCGAAGTTCTATATGATTTAGCTGCCCAAAAAGCTGATTTGAAGCCGACAGACACTGTTATTGATGCTTATTCAGGTATAGGAACAATTGGCATTAGCGTTGCTAGTCGGGTTAAAAAAGTACTTGGCGTTGAGGTTGTTCCCGGTGCAGTTGCTGATGCACAGTTTAATTTACAAGCCAACAATATTACTAATGCTGAATATATTTTGGCTGATGCACCTGTGCAATTTAAAAAATGGCAAGAACAAGGACTGAAACCAGATATTGTTTTCGTGGATCCGCCAAGACGTGGCTTAACGACTTCTCTCATTCAAGCCACAACCGACATGTCACCCCAAAAGATAGTATATATTAGCTGCAATCCAGTAACTTTGAGTCGCGATGCCGTTGAAATTATTGAAAATGGTTATCATATTGATGGTTCGGTCTTACCAGTAGATCAATTCCCACAGACCTCTCACGTCGAAAGTATTACAGTGTTCCGAAAGGATTAA
- the murF gene encoding UDP-N-acetylmuramoyl-tripeptide--D-alanyl-D-alanine ligase, whose translation MNYSVKKIGQILHATTQIDSKIVIGVSFDSRKVKPGDLFVALVAENDGHDYVEQAMAKGATAVLVDDKHQIDSKIPAIIVSDTLLALQQLGEYRRHQINPKVIAITGSNGKTTTKDMTSAIVGSQYKTFKTPENFNNEIGVPLTLLTMPDDTEVLVVELGMDRPGQLTTLSELVSPDIAIITMIGEAHIEFFKTRENIAKAKLEITKGLKPEGTLLIPYDEPLLTKAQVKQNVQIFGQDITNINSLMSKTTFTYQNTRFAIPLLGRYNIMNALAAISAGILLHIELKNAAEALQHFDLTKNRTEQLTTSHGVNLISDVYNSNPTAVAAVLATLKIIPATHKYVVLGDMLELGEQAASLHACLAETVIDANVDGVYLIGPLMNKYLYPILQQRFDSAHLHQYETDQLAELIKDLQTLGEHGDMILLKASHGIHLENVVNALVK comes from the coding sequence ATGAATTACTCAGTAAAAAAGATAGGCCAGATATTACATGCGACAACTCAAATAGATTCCAAAATAGTAATTGGTGTATCTTTTGATTCTCGTAAAGTCAAACCTGGAGATTTATTTGTTGCTCTTGTTGCTGAAAACGACGGGCATGACTATGTGGAACAGGCGATGGCAAAAGGGGCCACAGCCGTTTTAGTGGACGATAAGCACCAAATTGATTCAAAAATACCAGCTATTATTGTATCAGACACATTGTTAGCTCTTCAGCAATTGGGAGAATATCGTCGTCACCAAATTAATCCTAAAGTTATTGCTATTACAGGTTCAAATGGCAAAACAACAACAAAAGATATGACGTCAGCCATAGTAGGTTCTCAATACAAAACCTTTAAAACGCCCGAAAACTTTAACAATGAAATCGGTGTGCCTTTGACATTGCTCACCATGCCAGATGATACAGAAGTTTTAGTAGTAGAGTTAGGTATGGATCGTCCTGGCCAATTGACGACATTATCTGAGTTAGTAAGTCCAGATATTGCCATTATTACTATGATTGGTGAGGCACATATTGAGTTTTTCAAAACACGTGAAAATATTGCTAAAGCAAAACTTGAAATTACTAAAGGTCTCAAACCAGAAGGGACATTATTGATTCCTTATGATGAACCTCTTCTAACAAAGGCACAAGTTAAACAAAATGTGCAAATTTTTGGACAAGATATTACAAATATAAATTCATTAATGTCAAAGACAACTTTTACTTATCAAAATACTCGATTTGCTATTCCGCTGTTAGGTCGGTATAATATAATGAATGCGCTCGCAGCGATTTCAGCGGGTATCTTATTACATATTGAATTAAAAAACGCTGCAGAAGCGCTTCAGCATTTTGATTTGACAAAAAATCGCACAGAACAGCTCACTACATCTCACGGCGTGAACTTGATTAGTGATGTTTATAACTCAAATCCAACAGCTGTTGCTGCTGTCTTGGCAACATTAAAAATCATACCGGCCACGCACAAGTATGTTGTGTTAGGTGATATGTTAGAATTAGGCGAACAAGCTGCAAGCTTGCACGCTTGTCTGGCAGAAACGGTGATAGATGCGAATGTTGATGGCGTTTACTTGATTGGACCATTGATGAACAAGTATTTATATCCAATCTTGCAACAACGCTTTGATTCAGCGCACTTGCACCAATATGAAACAGATCAGTTAGCCGAATTAATCAAAGATTTACAGACGTTAGGTGAACATGGGGACATGATTTTGTTAAAAGCAAGTCATGGGATTCATCTTGAGAACGTTGTTAACGCATTGGTAAAATAG
- a CDS encoding serine hydrolase, translated as MKRSQKPQLKIRKWAAFLVLVCTAGLVLWPHRLNEGQYMINPVTDDKYSVNSLSALKSNISPQNEFAETLDQKLQSENYIGTALIVHHNKIILQKGYGEADEQQHRHNDASTLFQLASIEKAMTAVLIMQQIESGKLSFDSKLSDYYPNVVNADNITIRDLITMSSGLSQRIQPTTFESEEDNIEFSAIHAVKIGEPGNGIGWSYQPVNYRLLAGILMKLTNKTFAVLLNQVFNNTYHLDARSYQDFIKSKHRSIGYDNSYDKAYGENQVIYNRETGTGNIAMTTGALYRFYRLMIDKVIIKHPSQLWQTRVGETYAAGMYHEGKYFNAHGILPGFEPTVVISNTGQDAVILLSNQYYKNHSFQPLARELFTKMTAIPTK; from the coding sequence ATGAAACGCAGTCAGAAGCCACAACTTAAGATTAGAAAATGGGCTGCGTTCTTAGTATTAGTTTGTACCGCAGGATTAGTGTTATGGCCGCATCGGTTGAATGAAGGTCAATATATGATTAATCCAGTTACTGATGACAAGTATAGTGTTAATAGTCTGTCAGCACTGAAAAGCAATATCTCACCGCAAAATGAATTTGCTGAGACATTAGATCAAAAACTTCAGTCAGAAAACTATATAGGTACAGCACTGATTGTGCACCATAATAAAATTATTTTGCAAAAAGGTTATGGTGAGGCTGATGAACAACAGCATCGTCATAATGATGCTTCAACACTTTTTCAGTTGGCCTCAATTGAAAAAGCAATGACTGCTGTATTAATCATGCAGCAAATAGAATCAGGTAAACTGTCATTTGATAGCAAGTTGAGTGATTATTATCCGAATGTGGTTAATGCTGATAATATTACGATTAGAGATTTAATCACCATGAGCAGTGGTTTAAGCCAACGCATACAACCAACGACATTTGAATCCGAAGAGGATAACATTGAGTTTTCCGCTATTCATGCTGTTAAAATTGGTGAACCAGGTAATGGAATTGGTTGGTCTTATCAGCCCGTTAATTATCGTTTGTTAGCCGGTATTTTGATGAAACTCACTAATAAAACGTTTGCTGTATTGTTGAACCAAGTATTTAATAATACTTATCATCTAGATGCGAGAAGCTACCAAGATTTCATCAAATCTAAACATCGTTCTATTGGTTATGATAATAGTTACGACAAAGCTTATGGTGAAAATCAAGTGATATATAATCGGGAAACTGGTACTGGAAATATTGCTATGACAACTGGTGCATTGTATCGTTTCTATCGATTAATGATTGATAAGGTAATTATTAAGCATCCCAGTCAACTATGGCAAACACGAGTTGGTGAAACATATGCCGCGGGAATGTATCACGAGGGAAAGTATTTTAATGCTCATGGTATTTTGCCAGGATTCGAACCCACGGTTGTTATAAGCAATACTGGACAGGATGCGGTAATATTACTTAGTAACCAATATTATAAGAACCATAGTTTTCAACCATTAGCCAGAGAATTATTTACAAAAATGACTGCCATTCCAACAAAGTAA